The Candidatus Hydrogenedentota bacterium genomic sequence GCGGCGGCGCGCTTCTCGGCCACGCCGCGGGCAATCCGCTCGTCCGGGGTGACAATGAAAATGTCGCCCGCGTCCGGCGGCGCGCTGAAGCCGGTGACGACCACGGGCATGGACGGGCCGGCCTCATGGATGTCCTCGCCGCGCGCGTTGGTCATGGAGCGCACCCGGCCGTGGGTGACGCCCGCCAGGAAGGCGTCCCCGACGCGGAGCGTGCCCGACTGCACCAGCACCCAGGCCACGGGGCCCTGTCCGGTGGTGATTTCAGACTCGACCACGGCGCCGCGGGCGCGTTTCGAGGGGTTGGCCCGCAGGTTCATCATCTCCGCCTGAAGCCCGAGCAGCTCCATCAGGTCGTCCACGCCGTCGCCGGTGCGGGCGGAAATGTTCTTCATGATCGTCTTGCCGCCCCACGCCTCGTCGAGCAGGCCGTACTGCGTGAGCTCCTGGCGCACCCGGTCCGGCTGGGCGTTCTCCATGTCGCACTTGTTGATGGCCACCACGATGGGCACCTCGGCGGCCTTGGCATGGTCAATGGCCTCGACGGTCTGCGGCTTCACGCCGTCCGTCGCGGCGACCACCAGCACGACCAGGTCGGTGACATGGGCGCCGCGGGCGCGCATCTGGGTGAAGGCCTCGTGGCCCGGCGTGTCCAGGAAGGTGACATTGCCCGTGGGCAGCTCCATCTGGTAGGCCGCGATGTGCTGCGTGATGCCGCCGGCCTCGCCCTCGGCCACGTTCGTGGCGCGGACGCGGTCCAGCAGCGAGGTTTTGCCGTGGTCCACATGGCCCATGACGGTGACCACCGGCGGGCGCGTGATCAAGTCTTCGGGTTTGTCGGCCTCGTCGGCGAAAGGCTGCTCCTCCTCCGGAATCGAGACCTCCACCTCAAAGCCGAACTTGTCGGCTATCTGGCGGACCACGTCCAGCTCGAGGACCTGGTTCTTCGTGGCCATGATGTCCATGCCCATCAGTTCCAGGATGACATCGGTGGCCGTCTTGCCCATCTGGATGGCAAGCTGGTCCACCGTGATGGTCTCCTCGATGACCACGCTGCCGAAAATCTGCCGCTCGTCGTCGTCGAAACCGCCGTCCTCATGGCGGCGTTTGCGGCGCTTCTTCGCGCCCAGCACCGACGCGCCCGACTGGAACTCCTTCACGGCGATGGCGGCCTCGCGGCGCACGTTCTCCTCGATGAGGCGCATGCGCTCGGCCTGCTTCTGTTTTTTCTTGGCCGTCTTGCCGGTGGCCCCGGCGCGGCGGACGGGCGCGCGGCCGCGTCCGGCGCCGGCCTCGTCCCCGCCCACAAAGTCAATGGTGGTGGGGGCGGCGGCGCCCTTGTAGCCGCCCGGCGTCCGGGCGGGCGCACCGTCGCGCGGCGGCACGGCGCCGCCCGGGCGCGGCGGGCCGGAAACCCGCTCGCGCGGGGGCCTGCTCAGCATTTCCCTGCGCGCCCGGTCTTTTGCGATCACCGCCGCCACAACATCCGGATCGGGGGTGGCCAGGGGCGCCGCGGGCGCGGCCTTTTTCGCGGATTTTTTGCGCTCCGCCACCTCGTGCTGGTGTTCCGCCGCCTCAAGTTTGCCCATGGGCTTCTTGTCGGCGGCGTCCTCCTCCCCGGACTCGGCCCCGTCCGTGACGGCCACGCCGAGCTGCGGCAGGTCCTCGTCCGTGAGTATTACGGCTATCGGCTGGGGATGATGCGGCGCGGCCGGAGTCTGCGCCTCCTCCTCCGGGAGAACCTCCGCCGCAACCGCGGCGGGCTCTTCAACCACAACGGCCGCAACCGGTGTCTCTGCGGGGATTTCAGGCGCCTCGGGCGCTTCGGGCGCCGCGACCAGAACCGCCTCTTCCGCGACTTCCACGGCAGCGGCCGTCACGGGCTCCACCGTCACCGTTTCCGCCGGTTCCGCCTCGCCTGGGGCCTCCTCCGCCTCCGCCGATTCGGACTCCTCCTGCTCCCCGGCCTCGCCGTCCTTCGTTTTGGCGGCGGGTTTCTTGGCAGCCGGTTTCTTGGCGGCGGCCTTTTTGGCGGCGGCGGCCTTTTTCTTGGCCTCGGCCTGCGCCTTCTTCTCCCGCGCCGCGTCCTCTTTGGCCAGCTTGGCCAGCATCTTCTCCAGCAGGTCCGGGTCCTCGTCGAGGGAGATCAGCAGCTCCTCCTCGTCGGCGTCAATCTCGCTGTCGGCGCCGGTCACGGGATGCCGCAGTTTCTGCAACACCTCGACCGCCCAGTCGGGGGACATGTCCAGTCGCTTGGACAGGCTTGAAATGGTCTGCATCTATTTCACACCTCCACAACACCACACAAGGGGCAAGCCAAGGATGATGGGGTGCGCGGCCGCAACCGCATTGGAAACCCAGTCAAAAAAAGAACCGTCTCGCCTATTCGCCGTCGTTGTCCGCGCTGCCGCTTTCATCCTCCCCGGATTCCGCCCCTGCGGGCTGCTCCGGCGTTTCACCCTCGCTGTCGCCTCGTATGTCAATGTTCCACCCCATGAGCCGCGAGGCCAGGCGCGCGTTCTGCCCGCGCTTGCCGATGGCCAGGGAAAGCTGGTCCTGGGGCACGATTACCTGTATGGACTTGGTCTCGGGATTGAGATGGATGCGCAGAATGTCCGCAGGATTGAGCGCGTTGATGCTGAACTGCACCGGGTCCTCGCTCCACCGGACGATGTCTATCTTCTCCCCGGAAAGCTCCTCGACCACGGCGCGGACCCGGGAACCCTTAAGCCCCACACAGGCGCCGACCGGGTCCACATTGGGGTCTTTCGAGGCGACGGCAACCTTGGTGCGGCTGCCGGCCTCGCGTGAAATGGCCCTGATCTCGACCACGCCGTCGTAGATTTCCGGGACTTCCATCTCGAAAAGGCTGCGGACCAGGTCCGCCGAGGTGCGGGAAAGCCGGACAGAGGTGCCCTTGGCCGTCTTCTCCACCTTGACCACCTGGGCCCGGATGCGGTCGCCGACTTTGTAGTTTTCACGGGGGGACTGGTCCCCGGGCATCACAATGGCCTCCACCTGGCCAATGCCGATGAAGAGGCAGCCGGCGCTTATGCGCTTGACGTGGCCCGTGACCAGGTCGCCCTCGCGCTCCTTGTACTCGGCGTAAATCCTGTCGCGCTCGGCGTCCTTCAGTTTCTGGATGATCACCTGACGGGCGGTCTGCGCCGCAATCCGCCCGAAATCCTTGGGCTGGGTGGGCACCTTGAGCCGGTTGCCCACCACCACGTCGGGGTTCAGTTTGAGCGCGTCCGCGAGCGAAATCTCAAGGGAGGTGTCCTTCACCTCCTCCACAACGGTCCGGATTTCAAAGACAAGGAAGGCCAGGGACTTCTCGTCCACCTCGACGGTGATGTTGGCGGGGTGGGTGATTCCCTTGCGCGCGGCCATCTCGATGGCGCTGCGGATCGCTTCCAGCAGCGTCCCGCGGTCAACGTTCTTGAGCTTTTCTATCTGCTCCAGCGCAATTTTCAGATCGTCTGCCAAGGCTTTACCCTAACTGCGTGCTAGCGGTTTAATTTGGCCTTCTTCACGTTCTCGCTGTGGATGGACAGGGATTGCCCGTCCACCTCCAGCAGAACCAGTCCGTCCTCATAACCGAGAAGCGTCCCCGTGAACCGGCTCCTGCCGGCCACGGGGGCGTGGGTGAGCAATTTCACCGGCTCCCCGGCATACCGCACAAAATGCTCCGGCTTCCTTACGGGCCGGTCAAATCCCGGCGAGGAAACCTCAAGCAGGTATTCGCTTCCGATAAAATCATTCGCGTCCAGCAAGGGGCTCAGCAACTGCGAGGCCGCCGTGCAGTCATCCAGCGTGATGCCGCCGCCGTCCTTGTCAATGTAGACGCGAAGCACACGGGCCGCGTCCTGGCGGGCAAACTCGACCTCTATGAGCTCGTAGCCAAGCCCCGCCAGTTCCGGCTCGAAGAATTCCCAGGCTTTTCTGGTTATCTCATTCACCGACAAAAGGTTGCGTCCATTTCCTGCGCCCTGAAGCATGCTCCGGGGCACGGTTCCAAATCCGTCCGGCAACAATAAAAAAAGTGGGCCGTGACCCACTCGTCAGGAAGCCGCGCTTTGGTTGGGTGTCATGCTAGCACACACCCCGCACATCACGCAACTTCAATCCCTGCAACCATGTGCGGTTTTGAGCAATAAACTCAGGTTTACATTAGTGGGTTCCCGTGAATTCCGGCGCGCGCGCCGAGACGCAACACCGCCAGATTCCGTTCTTTGCCGCCGTCTTTGCGAAAACTGTGAAAAAAACCGCCACAAATGGTACAGTGGGCCAAAACGTGGATATTATGACGGTTTAGCCCGGCTTTTTCAAGTATCTCCCGGTTGGCGGCCCAAAGGTCCAAATGGCGGCCCACCACGGGAAAGTCATCCCCACGCAATTTTTCAGCCATCTCCGTTGAAATTTCATAGCAGCAGGGGCCGGCCGAGGGGCCAATGACCGCCAGCAGTTGTTCAGGATGCGTGCCAAATGTTTTGCGGAGCATCCGCACTCCTTCACGGCAGATGCCGGAAACGGTGCCTTCCCGGCCGGCGTGAAGGAGTCCGCCGGCATGGGTTCGGGGATCATAGAGCCATACGGGCACACAATCCGCAACGGCAATCCCCAGCACCACTTCCGGGTTTCGGGTGATGAGCCCGTCCGCCTCGCCCAAGTCCATGACGTTGCCGTCCGCCGCATCAGGACCATCATTCCCGGCAACAACAACCGTTGTCCCATGGACCTGCCTGACCAGGGCCAGGGGCTCGCCGGAAACGCCGCATTGTTGAAGAAACGCCGCACGGTGGTCGGGATCCGCCGCATGGCGGCCGCAGTCGCCGTCAGACTTCCCCGAAATGGCGGCCAGTTCCAGTCCAGCGTTTTCCAGAAAGGGAAGACGAATCATGCGCCGTGTTCTTTCGCGCCGCGCCCCCTCCTCAGAGGATGTAGCGGGTCAGGTCCTGCTTCTCAACCGTGCCCGCCAGACGCTCCCGGACCAGG encodes the following:
- a CDS encoding polyphenol oxidase family protein, whose amino-acid sequence is MIRLPFLENAGLELAAISGKSDGDCGRHAADPDHRAAFLQQCGVSGEPLALVRQVHGTTVVVAGNDGPDAADGNVMDLGEADGLITRNPEVVLGIAVADCVPVWLYDPRTHAGGLLHAGREGTVSGICREGVRMLRKTFGTHPEQLLAVIGPSAGPCCYEISTEMAEKLRGDDFPVVGRHLDLWAANREILEKAGLNRHNIHVLAHCTICGGFFHSFRKDGGKERNLAVLRLGARAGIHGNPLM
- the infB gene encoding translation initiation factor IF-2, yielding MQTISSLSKRLDMSPDWAVEVLQKLRHPVTGADSEIDADEEELLISLDEDPDLLEKMLAKLAKEDAAREKKAQAEAKKKAAAAKKAAAKKPAAKKPAAKTKDGEAGEQEESESAEAEEAPGEAEPAETVTVEPVTAAAVEVAEEAVLVAAPEAPEAPEIPAETPVAAVVVEEPAAVAAEVLPEEEAQTPAAPHHPQPIAVILTDEDLPQLGVAVTDGAESGEEDAADKKPMGKLEAAEHQHEVAERKKSAKKAAPAAPLATPDPDVVAAVIAKDRARREMLSRPPRERVSGPPRPGGAVPPRDGAPARTPGGYKGAAAPTTIDFVGGDEAGAGRGRAPVRRAGATGKTAKKKQKQAERMRLIEENVRREAAIAVKEFQSGASVLGAKKRRKRRHEDGGFDDDERQIFGSVVIEETITVDQLAIQMGKTATDVILELMGMDIMATKNQVLELDVVRQIADKFGFEVEVSIPEEEQPFADEADKPEDLITRPPVVTVMGHVDHGKTSLLDRVRATNVAEGEAGGITQHIAAYQMELPTGNVTFLDTPGHEAFTQMRARGAHVTDLVVLVVAATDGVKPQTVEAIDHAKAAEVPIVVAINKCDMENAQPDRVRQELTQYGLLDEAWGGKTIMKNISARTGDGVDDLMELLGLQAEMMNLRANPSKRARGAVVESEITTGQGPVAWVLVQSGTLRVGDAFLAGVTHGRVRSMTNARGEDIHEAGPSMPVVVTGFSAPPDAGDIFIVTPDERIARGVAEKRAAAARLKRGPVAKRMTLEDFHARVSGSERKTLQIVVKADVQGSVDVLQSSFAKLGNEEVSISIVHAGVGAVNESDVMLASASDAVVIGFHVTANAKVQKLAEQEGVEIRTYRIIYEAMDELKNALEGMLTPDKKEVVVGHIEVRRVFRSSALGNIAGCYVQDGEAHRGGTVRLVRDGVIVYEGKLDSIRREKDDVRSISAGFECGVKLDRFDDVQVGDIIEVYRVEQVAKTLE
- a CDS encoding ribosome maturation factor RimP → MLQGAGNGRNLLSVNEITRKAWEFFEPELAGLGYELIEVEFARQDAARVLRVYIDKDGGGITLDDCTAASQLLSPLLDANDFIGSEYLLEVSSPGFDRPVRKPEHFVRYAGEPVKLLTHAPVAGRSRFTGTLLGYEDGLVLLEVDGQSLSIHSENVKKAKLNR
- the nusA gene encoding transcription termination/antitermination protein NusA encodes the protein MADDLKIALEQIEKLKNVDRGTLLEAIRSAIEMAARKGITHPANITVEVDEKSLAFLVFEIRTVVEEVKDTSLEISLADALKLNPDVVVGNRLKVPTQPKDFGRIAAQTARQVIIQKLKDAERDRIYAEYKEREGDLVTGHVKRISAGCLFIGIGQVEAIVMPGDQSPRENYKVGDRIRAQVVKVEKTAKGTSVRLSRTSADLVRSLFEMEVPEIYDGVVEIRAISREAGSRTKVAVASKDPNVDPVGACVGLKGSRVRAVVEELSGEKIDIVRWSEDPVQFSINALNPADILRIHLNPETKSIQVIVPQDQLSLAIGKRGQNARLASRLMGWNIDIRGDSEGETPEQPAGAESGEDESGSADNDGE